The following are encoded in a window of Panicum virgatum strain AP13 chromosome 5N, P.virgatum_v5, whole genome shotgun sequence genomic DNA:
- the LOC120674499 gene encoding probable LRR receptor-like serine/threonine-protein kinase At3g47570 has product MFFSTLTAADADDEAALLAFKAAAVGGNSDALASWNGSTDGGYCSWEGVRCRGRHRRVVALSLPSHGLTGVLSPAVGNLSSLRILNLTDNKFSGNIPASLGHLGHLRILKLNRNAFSGPIPTNLSSCTSLMVMDLRINNLNGNVPPEIGDKLKSLNFLDLRRNNITGGIPESLTNLSSLTTLDLSENQLKGTIPTSLGILKNLHFLSLAFNNLSGDLPASLYNLSSMNIMQVNFNMLTGSIITDIGSRFPSMKIFNFASNQFTGHIPASLSNLTSLQVVYLSQNILSGYVPHTVGKLQALRILHLDINMLEANNRKGWEFITSLSNCSQLQQLIISSNTALTGHLPSSIVNLSTTLQWLRFSDTSIWGSIPAAIGNLVGLERLYAHDTSISGVIPDSIGMLGNLMELYLYNTSLSGQIPSSIGNLSKLVNFYAFHSNLMGPIPASIQKLRSIFSLDLSNNRLNGSISKEIFKLPHFSLTYLNLAYNSLSETLPSEVGNLGNLNFMILSGNHLSGEIPESIGECTVLQELWLDNNLFNGSIPRSLNKGLIVLNLAMNELSGTIPETIGNIRGLQQMSLAHNNLSGPIPAILQNLASLSVLDLSSNNLQGEVPKEGIFRNLANLSITRNNKLCGGTPQLHLTPCKIDSAKQNRRHKMRYLTIALTTTSALLLVAMTVALIHLIYKKKKSPIQPSIVEEQYERTSYHALENGTNGFSEANLLGKGSFGAVYKCALQGEGTIVAVKVLNLQQSGSTKSFIAECEALRWVRHRCLIKIITCCSSINKHGQDFKALVFEFMPNGSLHSWLHKESDMPSLNNTLSLAQRLDIAVDIIDALDYLHNHCQPPIVHCDLKPSNILLADDMSVRVGDFGISRILQENASRTLQNSNSTIGIRGSIGYIAPEYNQGSSVTTLGDVYSLGILLLEIFTGRSPIDDMFTGSLDLHKYSEDALPDKIWEIADTTMWLHTEIYDNNTRNRIENCLGHVISLGISCSRKQPRERTLIRDAATEMHTIRDSYQSGDHIEYNEGSSITTLGDVYTLGILLLEMFTGRSPMDDMFIGSLDLHKYSKDALPDKIWEIADTTMWLHTDTCGYHTRNRIENCLGHVIYLGISCSRKQPRKRTLIQDVAIEMHAIRDAYNHTSLVVEHEGVVTPLQ; this is encoded by the exons GTGCCGGGGCAGGCACCGTCGAGTGGTGGCACTGAGCCTGCCATCCCATGGTCTCACCGGCGTCCTCTCGCCTGCCGTCGGAAATCTGTCCTCCCTGAGGATTCTTAACTTGACTGACAACAAATTCAGCGGTAACATTCCTGCAAGCCTCGGTCATCTTGGCCACCTCCGTATCCTAAAGTTGAACCGAAATGCCTTCTCTGGCCCAATCCCCACCAACCTGAGCTCTTGCACTAGCTTAATGGTTATGGACCTCCGCATCAACAATCTGAACGGGAATGTGCCTCCTGAGATTGGTGACAAGCTTAAGAGCCTCAACTTTCTTGATCTGCGGAGGAACAACATTACTGGAGGGATACCAGAGTCGCTAACCAATCTGTCATCATTAACTACTCTGGACCTATCAGAGAACCAACTCAAGGGTACAATCCCAACTAGCCTTGGTATCCTCAAGAACCTCCATTTTCTTAGTCTCGCCTTCAACAACCTCTCTGGCGATCTCCCTGCCTCCCTATACAACTTATCTTCAATGAATATTATGCAGGTTAATTTCAACATGCTCACCGGCAGCATCATTACTGATATTGGCAGTAGGTTCCCAAGCATGAAAATCTTTAATTTTGCGAGTAACCAGTTCACCGGGCACATCCCTGCTTCACTCTCCAATCTCACATCACTCCAGGTAGTCTACCTCTCACAAAATATCCTCAGTGGATATGTACCTCACACGGTGGGGAAACTACAAGCTCTGCGAATTTTACACTTGGATATTAACATGCTAGAAGCTAACAACAGGAAGGGATGGGAATTTATCACTTCTTTATCAAATTGCAGCCAGCTCCAGCAATTAATTATCTCCAGCAACACCGCTCTCACTGGGCACCTACCAAGCTCAATAGTGAATCTCTCAACAACACTGCAATGGCTCAGGTTTAGCGACACTAGCATTTGGGGGAGTATCCCCGCAGCCATCGGCAATCTGGTGGGCCTTGAAAGGCTTTATGCTCATGATACTTCTATATCCGGAGTGATTCCAGACAGCATCGGCATGCTTGGAAACTTGATGGAGCTTTATTTATACAATACCAGCTTGTCAGGCCAAATACCTTCATCTATTGGGAACCTCTCAAAGTTAGTTAACTTTTACGCATTCCATAGCAATCTAATGGGACCAATTCCAGCAAGTATACAGAAGTTGAGGAGTATATTTTCCCTTGATTTGTCAAATAACCGATTGAATGGTTCGATTTCTAAAGAGATTTTCAAACTACCGCATTTTTCTCTGACTTACTTGAACTTAGCATATAATTCACTATCAGAAACCCTCCCCTCTGAAGTTGGTAACTTAGGCAACCTTAACTTCATGATTCTATCAGGAAACCATCTATCTGGAGAGATACCTGAAAGTATTGGGGAGTGCACTGTTCTGCAAGAACTTTGGTTGGATAATAACTTATTCAATGGAAGCATACCCCGATCTCTAAACAAGGGTTTGATTGTACTCAACTTGGCCATGAATGAGTTGTCAGGTACAATTCCAGAAACCATTGGAAATATCCGTGGGCTGCAACAAATGAGTCTAGCACACAACAATTTGTCAGGGCCAATCCCAGCAATTTTACAGAATTTGGCATCATTATCAGTGTTGGATTTGTCCTCCAACAACCTGCAAGGGGAAGTGCCAAAAGAGGGGATTTTTAGAAATTTGGCTAACCTTTCTATCACCAGAAATAACAAGCTTTGTGGAGGAACACCTCAGCTTCATTTAACTCCATGCAAGATAGATTCTGCTAAACAGAacagaagacacaaaatgaggTACCTTACAATAGCTCTAACAACAACCAGTGCACTCTTATTAGTAGCTATGACTGTTGCACTTATTCACTTGATCTATAAAAAGAAGAAGAGCCCAATCCAACCATCAATAGTTGAGGAACAGTATGAAAGAACTTCCTACCATGCATTAGAAAATGGAACCAATGGATTCTCAGAAGCAAATTTGCTTGGTAAAGGAAGCTTCGGGGCAGTGTATAAATGTGCTTTGCAAGGTGAAGGGACTATTGTGGCTGTAAAAGTTTTAAACCTTCAACAGTCTGGCTCTACTAAAAGTTTCATAGCTGAATGTGAGGCATTGAGATGGGTGCGTCATCGATGTCTCATAAAGATCATCACCTGCTGCTCAAGCATCAACAAACATGGTCAAGACTTCAAGGCATTGGTTTTTGAGTTCATGCCGAATGGTAGCTTGCATTCTTGGCTCCATAAAGAGTCTGACATGCCCTCTCTCAACAATACTCTCAGCCTAGCACAAAGGCTGGATATCGCTGTCGATATCATAGATGCTTTAGACTATCTTCATAATCATTGTCAACCGCCAATCGTCCATTGTGATCTCAAGCCAAGCAATATCCTTCTTGCAGATGACATGAGTGTTCGGGTCGGAGATTTTGGTATATCTAGAATCCTTCAAGAAAATGCAAGTAGAACTCTGCAAAATTCCAATAGCACAATTGGAATAAGAGGATCCATTGGCTATATTGCTCCTG AGTATAACCAAGGTTCCTCTGTCACAACTCTTGGTGATGTTTATAGCCTCGGAATATTGCTGCTTGAGATATTTACAGGAAGGAGCCCAATAGATGATATGTTCACAGGTTCATTGGATCTACACAAGTACTCAGAGGATGCTCTTCCTGATAAAATCTGGGAGATAGCGGATACAACAATGTGGCTGCACACAGAGATCTACGACAACAATACAAGAAACAGAATTGAGAATTGTTTGGGCCATGTCATTTCCCTTGGGATATCCTGCTCAAGAAAACAACCTAGAGAGAGAACACTCATACGGGATGCAGCCACTGAGATGCATACCATCCGAGATTCATACCAGTCTGGTG atCATATAGAGTATAATGAAGGTTCCTCCATTACAACTCTTGGTGATGTTTATACCCTCGGAATATTGCTGCTTGAGATGTTTACAGGAAGGAGCCCGATGGATGATATGTTCATAGGTTCATTGGATCTACACAAGTACTCAAAGGATGCTCTTCCTGACAAAATCTGGGAGATAGCGGACACAACAATGTGGCTGCACACAGACACCTGCGGCTACCATACAAGAAACAGAATTGAGAATTGTTTGGGACATGTAATTTACCTTGGGATATCCTGCTCAAGAAAACAACCTAGAAAGAGAACACTGATACAGGATGTGGCCATTGAGATGCATGCTATCAGAGATGCATACAATCATACCAGTTTGGTGGTGGAGCATGAAGGAGTAGTAACACCTCTACAGTAA